The sequence AGTCCGATGGCCAAAATGGCAGCCGGCTTTGAGCATTTCTTCGGGATCGATATTAAGTTTTTGGTCTTGTTTAGGCATACCAGGTAGTAGAAACTCGACTGGGCAGCCGGGCTTCGCCCGCTACCAGAGTCGATAGTTTATCTTGTTTCTTTTATTAAGGTTTTGTTATTGCCAAATAGTTTAGTTATTCTAGCGAAGCTGTGTCGAGTTTTCACTACCTGGCATAGGTAGAATATATCATTATTTTGGAATTGAGACAATAGGGGTTGATTTTTCTGAAGATTCCTTTAGAATAAGAAAACAGTTAATCATTAAAGAAAAAAGAGACCCATGACCAAAATTCTCGATATTTTCTTCGTCATTATTATTTTATTCATGATTTTCTTTGCCGTTAAAGAATATATTTTAAGATAAATCGCTATGAAAAAAGATATCCATCCGAAGTATTACAAAGAAGCCGTGGTTAAATGTTCTTGCGGGAACAGTTTTCACGTCGGCTCGACCAAAGAGTTTTGCGAGATCGAGATCTGTTCAAATTGCCATCCTTTCTTCACCGGCAAAGAAAAGATAATTGACAAAGCCGGCCAGGTTCAGAGGTTTAGAGAGCGGCTGGCTAAAAAGCGCAAGTAATCTGAAGATCGGCATTAATCAGTTCGTATCAGCATAAATCAGCGTCAAAACGCTGATTAATACGGATTTTGCTGATTGATACGGATGACACAAGAAGAAATTGATAAAGAATACCAGCAAATTTTAGAAGAGCTCGGTGACCCCGAGATAGTTTCCGATTCAGAGAGATTTGAAGGTTTGTTGAAAAGAAAATCTCAGTTAGACCGCGTCCTTAAAGAAGAAGCCACCTTAGAAGAACTGAAAAAGCAGATTGCCGAGAACCAAGCAATCTTGTCTGCCGGCGAGGATCAGGAGCTGCTTTCTCTGGCGGTTGAGGACTCAAGAATACTGAGAAAAAGGCAAAAGGTTCTCGAAGACGATCTTGAAAGTCTTTTCAGGGAAATGGAAGAGGTTAAAAAAGATTCTTCTTTATCGTCTGCCGCCATCATTGAGATCAGGGCCGGCGTCGGCGGCAAAGAAGCGGCCCTTTTCGCCGACGATCTTTTCTCCATGTATTCTAGCTTTGCCAGATTGCAGAATTGGCAGGAGAAGATTTTGGATTCTTCCTCGACCGAGCTCGGGGGTTTAAAAGAGATAATTTTTGAATTGCGGCCCTCTTCCAAGAAACAGGGGGAAAATGACGTTTTTGGCAAAATGAAGCACGAGGCCGGAGTCCACCGGGTTCAGCGGATTCCGGAAACCGAAAAGTCGGGAAGAGTCCACACCTCGACGGCGACGGTAGCCGTTTTTAAAAAGCCCAGGGGAACAGGCGATTTTAAGATCAATCCCGGCGAGATGAAAATAGATTTTTTTAATGCTACCGGTCCGGGCGGTCAGAATGTCAACAAAAGAAAAACGGCTGTCAGAATCACCCATTTGCCTTCGGGCACGGTTATCACTTCTAGGGCCGAGAGAAGCCAGCTCCAGAATAAGGAAAACGCCCTGGCGATATTGGCGGCCAGGCTCTCTGAGCAGAAAATGCTGGCCGAGGAAGCGTCTTTGTCAGGAACGAGGAAATCCCAGATCGGCTGGGCAAAAAGGGCGGAGAAAATCAGAACCTATAACTTTCCCCAGGACAGGCTGACTGACCATCGGATTAAAAAGTCATGGCATCATCTTGAGGGAATAATGGAGGGGAAAATAGCGCCGATTATCGATGAACTGCAAAAAGCTGACTCAGAATAAATTTCTTTGCTCCGGGCAAGGACTGATCGAAGCCCTAATTCTCATTTTCGGACTCCTTTTTATCTTTGCCATCGCCCTGCCCCAGATTTCCCCAAAAGCAAAGATATTCAAAAATAAAACCCCGGAAGCCCCAGTTTCTCCTTACTGAACTTTTTCAATCGCCTTGATGTCTTCTTCAAGGCTTTTTGCAATATTGATGACCGAGTCGCCGTAGAAGCGGTATTTGGTGTTGACGCTTCCGGCAAAATAGATCATCGCCGCCCGCCATTCACCGTCGGCTTTTTTCGAAGTCGCTCCGTAGTCCTTGAGGTAAAGGGCGGCGCCCAGGAAGGCGTCGGATATATTCCAGGGATCGGCCGGCTTTTTGCCCGAGATTTCCTCGACTTTGGCTTTGTAAATCATCCAGGTTGAAGGCAGGAATTGGGCCGGCCCCATGGCGCCGCCGTAGCCGACTCTTTTGCCGTTGAGGTACATCGGGCAGGAAACCGGAGTCGTGTTCGGGTCTCGGCCCAATTCTTTGGTGATTTCTAAGAAAGGCTGCCAGTCCCGGTTTTCTTTCATCACCTCTTTCCAGCCGATTTCGGGATGTTTGCACGAAAGCCCGGCCGGACAGTTGCACTGGCCGACGTTCCTGCCGAGACTCGATTCCTGGGTGATGACCGCCAGCAGGAAGGCCGGCCTGACGCCGGTGGCCTTGAAAACGGTTTTGGCGATTTCATAGGCCTGGCCGAAAGTGGGCGCTTTAGGAACGCCGATTAGTTCAAAGATTCTCGAACGGATTTCGGCAGCTTTCTTTTTGGTTTCTTCAAGATAAGTCTGGTAAAGGGTTTCTTTGCCTTTGGTTTGTTTAAGGATAACTTCTTGCTGTTTTTGGCTGTCCTGGCTAGCCTGTTTTTTTAGGACTTGAGAGCCGACCACCCGCCGGAGATCGTCTTTCTCCTTGTCCAGATTGTCTTTTTCGTTTTCGAGATAATCCTTGAGAGACTTGACGTTTGTCAGCGACTGGCTGATTTTCAGGTTCAAGGCTTCGAGATTGGCCAAGTGGCTGAAAAAGTCAGAGAGCTGGCTGCTTTCGAGAAGAATTTCCAGATCCCCTTTTCGGCTTTCCTGGCTGAAAGTTCTTAAGGCTTGTTTTAGTGTTCCCCTGGTTTCATTTATTTTGTTCTTGGTTGTTTCGATTTCATTTTCGGTTTTGTCGATCTGGATTCCCAGATCTTTGATCATTAGGTTTCCCTGGCGGATCTGGAGGTCAAGGGTCTTGATCTTGCTCTGAAGGAGTTTTATTTGATTCTGAAGAGTTTTCTTTTCTTTCTGGACCTCTCCGATGTCTTGTTCGTACTGGGCGATTTTTTCCTCCAGGGTTTTTAGCTCCTCTTCAAGGGCTTTTTTTTCTTCCTCGGGCGTTTGAGCCAACCCTATTAGTCCGGATAAGCTAAAAACCACCATTGCCGTCAGGATAAAAATAGTGGTTTTGTGGTAAAAACTGAAGGACATTTGAATTTTTAGGTTTTTTGAGGCTTCTCTGGTTCTTCGGCCGGCTCTCCTTTCTTTTCTTTCTCGAGAACCTGCACTTCTTCAACTTTCTCTTCGGCGGGCTTGGCCAATTCTTCCTCAATCTTTTCCGGAGGCAGCACCTGGGCGACGATCTCCTCCGGCTGCCTGATGATTTTCACTCCTTGAGGCAGGACGAGGTCTTTTATCAGAATCGTTTTTTCCAGTTCATCGAGGGCGTTGAGCTCAACTTTGATTTCATGAGGGAGATTTTGGGGCAGGGCTTGGACCTGGACTTCCTGGATGTTTTTGACCAAAGTGCCGCCGAAAGTCTTGACCGCTCCGGCTTCTCCTTCGAAGGCGAGGGGAACTTTGACTTTTATTTCTTTGGTGGCAGACGGCTGGTAAAAATCAACGTGGGACAAAGACAGAGTCAAAGGGTCTTTTTGGATGTCGTGGACCAGGACCAGGAAAGCCAGCGGTTTTTTGAGGTCTGGACCCTCGACTTCGAGCTGAAGGAAAGAAGTTCTGCCGGTCTCCTGAAAAACATTAATAAACTCCTTGGAATCCATTTCCAAATTGAAGTTTTCCTTGAGCCCCGGGCCATATAAGACAGCCGGAAGCTTTCCTTCTTTTCTCAAATCTTCAGTTTTCTTTCCGAGAACGGATCTAATCCTAACTTTGAGGTTAAGCATAGTTATTTCATAACACGAATGACCTGGACAGGGCAAGCCTCGGCCGCGCTTTCAGCGCACTCAATCAGCTCTTTTGAATTTTTGAGGTTTTTCTTTACCTCTGATTTGCCGTCTTCGGCCATTTCAAAAACGGCGGGGCAGATAGCGGCGCAGCTGCCGCAGCCGATGCACTTTTCTTTATCGACGACGATTTTCATTCTTGTTGAAAATAATCTCTTTTAAATCCTTGGTAATTTCTAAAGGCCTAAGGTGTTGCCAGACGTTTCTGCCGACGGCAACACCGATAGCTCCTGCCGACATGATCTCTTTGACGGTTTTTAAGAACACTCGTTCCGTAATCTTCGGACCGCCAGCCATCATCACCTTGGTTTTGCCTGCCGCCCTGACAGCTTGGGCAAAGCAGTTTTTAGAGCCACAGTACTTTACTTTAACAATGTCGGCCCCGAGCTCCAATCCTACCCGAGCGGCATAGATGACATTGTCTGGGTAAAACTCATCTTTGATGTTTTTGCCCCTGGGATAACACCAGGCAATTACCGGAAGGCTAATTCCATGGGCCTGTTCTACGATTTTGCCGAATTCAGCCATCATAATTGATTCGTGCTCGCTGCCGATATAAATGGTATATCCGACAGCGCTGGCCCCTAAATCCAAAGCCTCTTTAACTGAGCAAACCTGGCGGGAGACCGGGTCTCCTGAAACCAGTTCTGTTTTGCCGTTCAGTTTTAAGATTAAGGGAACATGGTATTTTTCTTTTGAATAGTATTTTTCGGCAATCCCTTTTTGCAGGATAATGGCGTTATAGCCTCCTTTTTCGGCGATCTCCAAAACGGTTTTTGGGTCAATGGCCGCCTCGCCAACGTCATCGGGCCCTAATTCTAATCCCTGATCATAGGCCAGAAAAAGAGCTTTTCCCTTGGTGGTAATTTTGTTTAAGCTGACCATGCTCTTTTTCTAACCTTAATTTTTAGCAGGGGCTGGCCTTTTTTCAAGAGCCCCTGGTTTGCCCCGACCACGAGGATGTTACTGATAG is a genomic window of bacterium containing:
- the rpmE gene encoding 50S ribosomal protein L31, producing MKKDIHPKYYKEAVVKCSCGNSFHVGSTKEFCEIEICSNCHPFFTGKEKIIDKAGQVQRFRERLAKKRK
- a CDS encoding PCRF domain-containing protein, with the protein product MTQEEIDKEYQQILEELGDPEIVSDSERFEGLLKRKSQLDRVLKEEATLEELKKQIAENQAILSAGEDQELLSLAVEDSRILRKRQKVLEDDLESLFREMEEVKKDSSLSSAAIIEIRAGVGGKEAALFADDLFSMYSSFARLQNWQEKILDSSSTELGGLKEIIFELRPSSKKQGENDVFGKMKHEAGVHRVQRIPETEKSGRVHTSTATVAVFKKPRGTGDFKINPGEMKIDFFNATGPGGQNVNKRKTAVRITHLPSGTVITSRAERSQLQNKENALAILAARLSEQKMLAEEASLSGTRKSQIGWAKRAEKIRTYNFPQDRLTDHRIKKSWHHLEGIMEGKIAPIIDELQKADSE
- a CDS encoding lytic murein transglycosylase, with amino-acid sequence MSFSFYHKTTIFILTAMVVFSLSGLIGLAQTPEEEKKALEEELKTLEEKIAQYEQDIGEVQKEKKTLQNQIKLLQSKIKTLDLQIRQGNLMIKDLGIQIDKTENEIETTKNKINETRGTLKQALRTFSQESRKGDLEILLESSQLSDFFSHLANLEALNLKISQSLTNVKSLKDYLENEKDNLDKEKDDLRRVVGSQVLKKQASQDSQKQQEVILKQTKGKETLYQTYLEETKKKAAEIRSRIFELIGVPKAPTFGQAYEIAKTVFKATGVRPAFLLAVITQESSLGRNVGQCNCPAGLSCKHPEIGWKEVMKENRDWQPFLEITKELGRDPNTTPVSCPMYLNGKRVGYGGAMGPAQFLPSTWMIYKAKVEEISGKKPADPWNISDAFLGAALYLKDYGATSKKADGEWRAAMIYFAGSVNTKYRFYGDSVINIAKSLEEDIKAIEKVQ
- a CDS encoding 50S ribosomal protein L25 produces the protein MLNLKVRIRSVLGKKTEDLRKEGKLPAVLYGPGLKENFNLEMDSKEFINVFQETGRTSFLQLEVEGPDLKKPLAFLVLVHDIQKDPLTLSLSHVDFYQPSATKEIKVKVPLAFEGEAGAVKTFGGTLVKNIQEVQVQALPQNLPHEIKVELNALDELEKTILIKDLVLPQGVKIIRQPEEIVAQVLPPEKIEEELAKPAEEKVEEVQVLEKEKKGEPAEEPEKPQKT
- a CDS encoding ferredoxin: MKIVVDKEKCIGCGSCAAICPAVFEMAEDGKSEVKKNLKNSKELIECAESAAEACPVQVIRVMK